A single region of the Zootoca vivipara chromosome 2, rZooViv1.1, whole genome shotgun sequence genome encodes:
- the LOC118081318 gene encoding E3 ubiquitin-protein ligase TRIM7-like, producing the protein MAASRGPVNKKTRLQSREQGGGMGRYCEKHQESLKLFCMEDETVVCLVCDKSRKHRDHEVIPVDEAFEDYKEKINSYLQNLRKERKKILSYEAELEKESRDLLKCTTTEMQKAEEKFRELHQFLLNQIEEVEKEIAGRRDEQLAKLSRQLSSLDSIIQEMEEKSQQPASELLQDVRSSLQRCERTERPENPLAFTPELKEKASRFRDMNLRLEKVMKEFKDAMLFRQQLQKANVTLDPDTAHPCLILSKDRKSVRLADIKQDVPDNPERFNNRHCVLGREEFTAGRHFWEVTVGSEGEWAVGIARKSMGRKGRFPFSPEGGLWALDKMRNGYWACTSPEYSPLSLREKPKRIRVTLDYEGGCVSFSDADSGAELYTFSGASFSGETLLPFFRLWGNETHLRIS; encoded by the exons ATGGCTGCTTCTAGGGGCCCCGTAAACAAGAAAACCCGTCTCCAAAgcagggagcagggaggaggaatgggGAGATATTGTGAGAAGCACCAGGAGTCCCTAAAACTCTTCTGTATGGAGGATGAAACTGTAGTCTGTCTGGTGTGTGACAAATCCAGGAAGCACAGAGATCATGAGGTGATTCCTGTGGATGAGGCTTTTGAGGACTACAAG gAAAAGATCAATAGCTACCTGCAGAATcttaggaaggaaagaaagaaaattctgtCCTATGAAGCAGAACTGGAAAAGGAAAGCCGAGACCTCCTT AAATGTACAACAACTGAGATGCAGAAGGCAGAGGAGAAGTTTAGAGAACTGCACCAATTTCTGCTGAATCAGATCgaagaggtggagaaggagattgcagggagaagggatgagCAGCTGGCCAAACTCTCCAGGCAACTCTCCTCTCTTGACAGCATCATCCAGGAGATGGAGGAAAAGAGTCAGCAGCCAGcgagtgaactcctgcag GATGTGAGAAGCAGCTTGCAGAG GTGTGAGAGGACAGAGAGACCGGAGAATCCACTGGCTTTTACTCCAGAGCTGAAGGAGAAGGCCTCCAGATTCCGTGATATGAATCTCCGTCTGGAGAAAGTCATGAAGGAATTCAAAG atGCTATGTTATTCAGACAACAGCTTCAGAAAG CAAATgtcactctggatccagacacagcccacCCCTGCCTCATCTTGTCCAAGGATCGGAAAAGCGTGAGATTGGCAGACATAAAGCAAGATGTGCCCGATAATCCTGAGAGATTCAACAACCGGCATTGTGTGCTGGGTCGTGAGGAattcacagcaggcagacatttctgggaggTCACTGTGGGAAGTGAGGGAGAATGGGCTGTGGGGATCGCCAGGAAGTCTATGGGGAGAAAGGGCCGCTTTCCCTTCAGTCCTGAGGGAGGGCTCTGGGCTCTGGATAAGATGAGAAATGGGTACTGGGCCTGCACTTCCCCTGAATACTCTCCTCTGTCCCTGAGGGAGAAGCCCAAGAGGATCcgggtgactctggactatgaagGGGGATGTGTGTCTTTTTCTGATGCTGACTCAGGAGCCGAACTCTACACGTTCTCAGGAGCCTCGTTCTCTggagagaccctcctccctttctttcgtCTGTGGGGAAATGAAACCCACCTCAGGATCTCCTGA